One segment of Thioflexithrix psekupsensis DNA contains the following:
- the nqrM gene encoding (Na+)-NQR maturation NqrM: MEIFFMSFVVLSLVVLGMAIGVIWGRPSIKGSCGGLNHLGEASSCVCSAEKQSQCEKRREKLPVN, translated from the coding sequence ATGGAAATTTTTTTTATGAGTTTTGTGGTGTTGTCTCTGGTTGTGCTGGGTATGGCGATTGGTGTGATTTGGGGCAGACCGAGTATTAAAGGCAGTTGTGGTGGGTTGAATCATTTGGGAGAGGCTTCAAGCTGTGTTTGTTCGGCTGAAAAACAAAGCCAATGTGAAAAACGCCGCGAAAAACTCCCCGTAAATTGA